TCCAAATGACATCGTCTTGTACATATCCATTGGATCGTATTTCTCATCAAGAAATCTCTCTGGCTTCCACTCTTCAGGGGTTTCCCATTGATTCTTGTCCATGTTACACCCGTATATGTTTACAGCAATCTGTGCAACATTGTTCCAAGTCAAATTTTTCTGGCAGAGAAAATAACTAAGTCATGAAATCTCATGGAAAGATGTAagataaaataagaaaacaaccAACCTCAGTCCCTGCAGGAACATAGTACCCTCCTAATTGGGTATCTTCATGTGCGTATCGCAAAGGTACTAATGGACTAGGACTGTGCTTCCTCAGAGTTTCATGGAAAACAGCACTCAAGTATGGAAGCTTAGACAAGTGTTCCTCAGTAATCTTGTCAGTACCACAAACATTTTGGATTTCCTTATAAAGACGATCctgttgcatgtacaataatcGGTATTATATAGTACTAAAACAGCAAAACTATAATCAAACCTTGATACCAAAATTGTGATACATTAATTACCTGCTGTTTTGGACTTTTAGCAAGTTCATACATGGCCCATTCTGTTGTAACAACAGTAGTATCCGCCGTCTCGATGATCGTTTCCCATGCCAAAATGCTAATTTGCTTTTCCGTAAGTGTTTTTGCTTCAGATAACAAGTAATTGAGATAACAATTTTCTCCCTGTTTCAAATCCAAGGTGAGTTACAATACTAACTGTAAGAAAATTCATAGTAATTTTACACATCTAAGATCAATAGGGACACTACTTTTTTCAAAACATGTTTCATAACTTGATAATTCAGTGAGTTGTGATTGGAGCAATGTCAATATCACATGACTTCATTACTGATGTCACGTTTATTATGTACCAATCACAACACGCCATGCATATCATTAGTTATGAAAAATTATGTCCTCAGGCTAATTGAAAAACACTACCTTTCCTGAAGCAATGCTCTTCTTCTGCTCCTTGACAATGGAATTCATCACTGCTTGTCTGCGGGAAGCCAATCTCTGAATTTTCATTTCAAAGCTCTTATTTGGAATCCATTTTAGATATGGGAAGAAATCTCTCCAATCAACCTCAATCGCACCCTTTAACATGTCAGACACTAGAACGTTAAATATCTCTTCTCTTGACAAAGTGGTTCCAAGCTCTTCCACAAAAAGTGATTCCACATCATATCCCAAAGCCTACAagccacaacaacaacaaatcttGAGTCACTCTTATTAATAAGCagatatttaatattaaaacaaaatgaagaaACTCACTTGTTTCATTGCCAGTCCAAAAAGTTCAGACTCAAATATTTTCCTGAAATTCACAGCTTGAAGAGGAGAGTTCTTTGTATGAGCATGTAATTTGTTCAAAACATTTTCTATCAGGGTGTCTCTGTGGATTCGATGTCGCTTCTGAAAAGCAAATGGATATGTTTATTAGACATACTTTTGGCATAGTAGATAATGTGATGGAGCGTACATATAGGAGGATGAAATTATACGAGCCAACCTGTGCATTAGCTCCCAGAAGCTCTGCGAGTATATATTTCTTTACCATCTTGTGAAACTCATTGTAGTCACTTGTTGCAACCATAGATTTATTACTGGTGAGAAGCTCTAGGGCCTTTGATAACTTTCTTGTTGAGATGGATGAAAATCTGGTCACCATAGCCTGACTCACAAccagaaaaaataaattccGTGTATATTATTATCATCCAGTATTTGCAT
This genomic stretch from Castanea sativa cultivar Marrone di Chiusa Pesio chromosome 1, ASM4071231v1 harbors:
- the LOC142642193 gene encoding ent-kaurene oxidase, chloroplastic-like, producing the protein MASITHFLQDFQATPFATSLAVGGVSLLISFFFIRGFHSTKKNEYSKLPPVPVVPGLPVVGNLLQLKEKKPYKTFLRWAETHGPIYSIRTGASTIVVLNSTHVAKEAMVTRFSSISTRKLSKALELLTSNKSMVATSDYNEFHKMVKKYILAELLGANAQKRHRIHRDTLIENVLNKLHAHTKNSPLQAVNFRKIFESELFGLAMKQALGYDVESLFVEELGTTLSREEIFNVLVSDMLKGAIEVDWRDFFPYLKWIPNKSFEMKIQRLASRRQAVMNSIVKEQKKSIASGKGENCYLNYLLSEAKTLTEKQISILAWETIIETADTTVVTTEWAMYELAKSPKQQDRLYKEIQNVCGTDKITEEHLSKLPYLSAVFHETLRKHSPSPLVPLRYAHEDTQLGGYYVPAGTEIAVNIYGCNMDKNQWETPEEWKPERFLDEKYDPMDMYKTMSFGSGKRVCAGSLQASLIACTSVGRLVQEFEWRLKDGEVENVDTLGLTTHKLYPMQAILQPRN